One stretch of Streptomyces sp. NBC_00443 DNA includes these proteins:
- a CDS encoding PIN domain nuclease produces the protein MSTHERYLLAVCRPTEFEMIHSARDSSEATRISTWLHAFDYLGTDDDAFTRALEIQRHALNVGFHRAPSLPDLLIAATAELNQRTVLHYDGDFDMIASLTGQPTEWVVPPGSADR, from the coding sequence ATATCTACGCACGAGCGCTACCTCCTCGCCGTATGCCGCCCCACCGAGTTCGAGATGATCCACTCCGCACGGGACAGCTCGGAGGCGACACGCATCAGCACCTGGCTCCACGCCTTCGACTACCTCGGAACCGACGACGACGCATTCACCCGCGCTCTTGAGATCCAGCGCCATGCCCTCAACGTGGGTTTCCACCGCGCCCCGTCCCTGCCCGACCTGTTGATCGCCGCCACAGCGGAACTGAACCAGCGAACGGTCCTCCACTACGACGGGGACTTCGACATGATCGCCTCCCTCACCGGTCAGCCCACCGAATGGGTCGTCCCACCCGGCAGCGCCGACCGGTGA
- a CDS encoding DUF6461 domain-containing protein, with the protein MSDNLAWIADAWRSPNLNATDLYITCARGLSPQQLAERMADHEPVEIGAARTIQEASRMVDLKQIYCVGRIGRSGDWSFIVECGGSEGWSLDPAVSRGAEVLIFDPRPDDPPSFFRYLADGEVQLHFELGFGYDPSGAQPDLLRPALEAAGVIPPEDSIDDLLGEDEELSPAEERRRVLEVVGEHFGLSLPRQVIESGQLPAVVTRTSPPSSW; encoded by the coding sequence ATGTCCGACAACCTTGCCTGGATCGCTGATGCTTGGCGCAGCCCGAACCTGAACGCCACCGACCTGTACATCACCTGCGCCCGCGGCCTCAGCCCCCAGCAGCTGGCCGAACGCATGGCCGACCATGAGCCTGTCGAGATCGGGGCTGCCCGCACCATCCAGGAAGCGTCCCGCATGGTCGACCTCAAGCAGATCTACTGCGTCGGCCGCATCGGCCGAAGCGGCGACTGGTCGTTCATCGTGGAGTGCGGGGGCAGTGAAGGCTGGTCCCTGGACCCGGCGGTGTCCCGCGGCGCCGAGGTGCTGATCTTCGACCCACGGCCGGACGATCCGCCTTCCTTCTTCAGGTACCTCGCCGACGGTGAGGTACAGCTGCACTTCGAGTTGGGGTTCGGCTATGACCCCTCCGGAGCCCAGCCCGACCTGCTGCGCCCGGCGCTGGAAGCGGCCGGAGTCATCCCGCCGGAAGACAGCATCGATGATCTGCTCGGCGAGGACGAGGAGCTGTCGCCTGCCGAAGAAAGGCGCCGAGTGTTGGAGGTCGTCGGTGAGCATTTCGGGTTGTCGCTGCCGCGGCAGGTGATCGAGAGCGGGCAGCTTCCTGCCGTGGTCACCCGCACCTCACCTCCGTCCTCCTGGTGA